The Biomphalaria glabrata chromosome 15, xgBioGlab47.1, whole genome shotgun sequence region tacacatttaatatgaaaaaaattaacGATAATTTCGattctgtgtgtgtgagtataaAATGAGCTTACGATTATTTATAGCGTATTTCTCGTTTGATTTAAACGCGACAACAGTCTagagaaaataaagaaacagaaataTCAACAATGTAGTCCATAGGTATTGTGGACTAATATTCAAGGGGGATGACTATAGAGATACTAGCGATTTCcacgataaactaaactaatTATAGGATTCTAAATTAAACTTGTCTGTtgccaatgaaataaaaacaaattagaccgttattttaaaattagccCGTCAGTGAATTAcccttttagtttttgtttttttaaagaagtttcaAGTCTTAGAAGGAAAAtggaatttatatatatttataaaaaaaaggtatttctCCTTATATCGCACTCCAGATACACCATAAAGCTAGTAGATTTTCGCACATAATGCAAATATTGAATAGAATGCTATTTCTCTTACATAAATCCTATTTATTCATTAGTGGCTCAGTGGTAGAGCCTTTGGCTTACGAACTAAtgtttcgggttcgaatcctggataAGACTGGGATTTGTTTTTACTTTCGAGATCTTTATGgcacctttgagtccacccatgtcttatgggtacctgacatcatgtagggaaaagtaaagggtcttggtcgttgtgctggccacatgagaccctcgttaaccgtgggcatagaaacagatgacctttacatcatctgccccactGATCACTAgatctgaaaggtgaactttacATTACTATTTATTAAAAAGTGTACAAGCTAATATAATATCTGTTACCTGACAAGAATGCCGCACACATGAATACCACGGATGAcagtttgttctttttaaatacaGACATGGCCAAAAGTCCCACAGCTGCAAACATTAAAACGCCTCCAATCGTTTCTAATGCAATTGTCGTTAGAAAAGGGttttctgaaagaaacaaaggaCATGTGGGACACACCACGATGAAAAGgtcagactagagttaccctacgtaaATTTCGCAGTGCCTAACCTagacttgttttaaaatataattgaaaAAGTTGTAATCTTGTCAGGTTTCAGGGACTTCCACTTCTATACAAATTAGGAAATATTTGGTCATTTCTGAGAAGAAGCATCTTGTATCTTATTTCAtttagtttgtattttgttCTCAGCTCAATTTATGGTAACTGGACTGTTTCTTATAAAACGTCCCtgtactttattttaatgcatttccaccaaatataagtttattcaattatagtagaataaaacagaaaaatcaCATTTATTGTTGGCGGAATCTCTAGattatttctaaattaaaaaaaggatagttttcctttaaaaaaaaagggtagttttcctttaaaaaaaaaaggggtagttttccagaaatagggtgttgggggtcagggatatctgatattgtgtagattgttctggagtagaggatacttgtatcatttttctgtctttagggggctcattggttaggtagatatgtctttgatattaaataatatttctattactattattatatttttaggttaatcacttttcaattgtttatgatttaatacttttgaattatgataacttacaaataaaaacatatttaaaaaagcccacaaaagaggcaagatggcccataaaagaggcacataaagccccaaaaagaggcaaagaaaagaggcccaaggcccaaggattcctatgatgataaagctaaaactgaatagcgcaaattctgaggtttcctttaaaaaaaaaaggtagtatgtctttgatattaaataatatttctattactattattatatttttaggttaatcacttttcaattgtttatgatttaatacttgtgaattatgataacttacaaataaaaacatataaaaaaaaaaaagcccacaaaagaggcaagatggcccatgaaagaggcacataaagccccaaaaagaggcaaagaaaagacgcccaaggcccaaggattcctatgatgataaagctaaaactgaatagcgcaaattctgaggctTGGCTCTTTGCAATGAACATGATAAAACTAATCTTGCTTTTACCACTCGCTTATGTTCCTATATGACTTTAGAATTGAAGAACTTcagcgggtatattacaatTAACAGTGTATTTGATCATAGACTATAATCAACTTCTCAATAACTCtgactgctcaacagtattGTATGGTCTAGACGTGGATGTGTTGACCTGTCTGTCCTtggtgttagtgtaaatgaaagtataatctgaataagccacataaaaatgttttattatcaGCGGTGGGAGCACAAGTAATGAAAAAGGGACATAAGCccgttatttaaataaaaaataatgtacatttttatttcttctctaTTACTAAAGATTTCAAAAATCTGGAGCAATATTTTTCAGATTTTGTGTTCTGGGTTTGGTGGAGCCCATTAGTATTAAAACCATGTGGGTCTCTGACATCATATCAGCTGAGTTAAATTCCCATTAATCTATTCTTCGCAGACCGATTTTACTATTTTTTGAAGAtgagacatttttttcttagtatCATCTCCGGGGTGTAGAACGCCATAGGTTAACCATCccatgatagatagatagataggtagatagatagatagatagataaatatatagataagcAGTCAAAGAGAAAACACGTTTGAGGTGCATGGTTATGGCATGTTCTCTAGTTtatcgtccaaagaaaagctgtcTGGATAACTTATAAGAATTGACcggcatttgtacaaatttgtcctagcatatgggacgaggaatgtgcctttatctttgtgtctttctgagtattttattaaattttgtttttgtatttgaagattatggttcagtgttttatgtataattgctactttagttttgagccttctgtcctgaaggctttctaaatttagtgattttactaaaggtgttactctagtcaaatgtgaatattcgtttgttatgaacctCTCTGCTCTATtctgtgtctgttccagtttcttaaagttttcttgagttgagtggtcccaaacagaggatgcatattctattattgacctaaccaaggttaaataacattttagttttatgttcttattcgatttatagaaatttctttcaataaaccCTAACGCTTTGTCATAGAGCTGGCGAAACAGTAAGCGTACTTTGTACTATGTACAAAAAGCAACAACACGTAACTTATGTTgcgttcccctggcaatcaaatcattaaataggaacaatctggtataaactttatcacatgtaaattatgagtgagtctggtgtgaatgtacactttggtttcttatagttataatgttttttgtttggtgtaatgcacaaattgtaagacaaatttccttacggataataaagattattattattattattattattattattattattattattattattattatgattgcCAAATCAGGCCGTTTTGGTGCCACTATGTAGACGCGGTGTTCGTTTTGGCGTTAGAAATCGTCTTTCAAAGGAAGGGATACGTGTTTTGTATGGAATTTATTTATCATGAATATTTGTATACGtagagcttttttttaaataagattttggATGAAAGCTGTGGGATGTGTGGTTGAGATGCATAGAGAGTAGACTACGGTCTAGCCATCAGTCCAGGGGGGTTCAAGTTTAAgtcccgactcgagcagagttgttaTTAGGGAGAAGAAAGGCAGCACTGGGGCTTTCTCGCGCCCACTCGCGTTAGACTTGCCcaatgagcatgctataagcaaggAATATGTGTTTTATAGAAGCTATTCGAAATAAACCTAAAATATTTATGCTGTATGGTTTTAATGTTGATCATTCATAACAAATGTGATTCATCACTttgtgttaataataataattttatttctaaagcgctgttgacaaacaaaatgtaggctcaaggcgctgtaataataataaaaacacagacacagacacgacagctaaaatgacagttaatctaaaaagttttaaacagataggtcttaatgttcttctttaaagtggtatagcatgttgtctgtctgagatcaatggggagtgagttccaaacctttggtccgtgaactgaaaaagccagcagaccgtagcttttgtgTGCTTATTCTTGTGTACgtttgggcttctttttatttttttttttagtttaatttgaAAACTTTGTTATTGTCATTACTGTTGACATTATTGTTGATGTCATTGCTGTTGTTGcctttttttgttgtaattgtTGTTATCGCCGTGTATATCCccttgtgtgtttgtttgttttctgtttgtttctGTTATTAGTTTGACaactttgttaattttttggtTGCTGTTGTTTTGTATATGTACTTTTATTAcgtagaattatttttttgggggggggtatTGCGAaatatcaaattatttttttttatgctaataacgctaatttaaaaacaaaatccaacCCTTTTATTTTAAGTAGAATAACTATAAGTTTGAACATGACGGAGTCCGTCCATACTTACCGCTTGTTGGGTTGTCACCAACAGTGCCTGCAGcatcaaatgtaaacaaacctATTGATACATCGATTGGACCGGCGGACCATACGCTCCATCCACGTGTGGAGAATGCAACCACCCACAGCATTAAAGCCAGGCCGCTCTCCACCAGAGACAGCGTCGTCATAAGACCCATAGACGGCATATCTGTGAAActattgaaactaaaaaataaaagtttttggTTAGCAGAAATTTAATTAGCATTTTGTATATCCTggtagaataaaattaaaaaaaaagaaacatttaaaaaagcttatctaattgGAAGAACTCCACTGTTGCAACtatatttcaaattttgtagaatgtttttccttttttttatatcaaacagaataattaattatcaaaaatgaattgtctaatttttttttcagtttattcatgtttttttttatgcacgataatttattttggaaacaagattcgagaatgggtgtgaaaaaaataacttgtacattttttCTAAGGGGGACAACCCCGCATATTtcgccatatctgtgaataatgaaggattaatttctcttgctggtataaaagtaaaagtaataattaccagtaaataattgactgggttttttttttttttttcattcatgttttattagcgcaataaataattttggaaagtttcaactttatctgaGAATCGGGTGAAGgagaaattgtattttaaaaagtttaccaaactaacagacaaacagacaaacagacaaaatgatttgatataagcattGTGACAAATAACATAAAccatgtttattttaaatcaatttctTCTTTATGAAGCTGAAGTTGTTCTGTAAATTCTTATTCTATTatcagaatttaaaaacaaaacacgctTTTACATTTTAACATCTGAACATGGCTGGCAAATGAACATGGAAATTAGCCCAAACCAATAGCGGCTTTTCACTACAAGAAAGAAacatttccctttcagaccttgc contains the following coding sequences:
- the LOC106051732 gene encoding uncharacterized protein LOC106051732 codes for the protein MPSMGLMTTLSLVESGLALMLWVVAFSTRGWSVWSAGPIDVSIGLFTFDAAGTVGDNPTSENPFLTTIALETIGGVLMFAAVGLLAMSVFKKNKLSSVVFMCAAFLSGIFIFAAIGYYRVNSSATINNQKVTGLSIGYSWYLAMISGVLILSAPGALFAAMRRGEISFGGY